Proteins encoded in a region of the Desulfuromonas thiophila genome:
- the tgt gene encoding tRNA guanosine(34) transglycosylase Tgt — MTSYELLCRDPSSAARRGRLQTRRGPVETPAFMPVGTQGTVKAMLPETLQELGAQILLGNTYHLFLRPGHERIARLGGLHRFMHWDGPILTDSGGFQVFSLGKLRKIDEAGVRFQSHLDGSAQVLTPESSIAIQQALDSDVIMVFDECIPYPAERAYVADSTARSMRWAARCKAAHQPDGSALFGIVQGGMHADLRRRSVEELLAIGFDGYALGGLSVGEEAALMYQVMDWTLPLLPDSQPRYVMGVGTPENLVEGVRRGVDLFDCVMPTRNARNGVLFTHFGRLSIKQARYQDDAGPIDPACDCYVCRHYSRAYLRHLYQCNEILAAMLNTHHNLHYYLGLMARMRQALEQGRFAAFCQDFYQRRSSAETDCG; from the coding sequence ATGACGTCCTACGAATTGCTCTGTCGTGATCCCAGCAGTGCCGCCCGCCGGGGACGGTTGCAAACCCGCCGGGGACCGGTGGAGACGCCGGCTTTCATGCCGGTTGGTACCCAGGGTACCGTCAAGGCCATGCTGCCGGAAACCCTGCAGGAACTGGGCGCGCAGATCCTGCTGGGCAACACCTACCATCTGTTTCTGCGCCCCGGCCATGAACGTATTGCCCGCCTGGGTGGTCTGCACCGTTTCATGCACTGGGATGGCCCGATTCTGACCGACAGCGGCGGCTTTCAGGTGTTCAGCCTGGGCAAGTTGCGCAAGATTGATGAGGCGGGGGTGCGCTTTCAGTCGCATCTTGACGGCAGTGCCCAGGTGTTGACGCCGGAATCCTCCATCGCCATCCAGCAGGCGCTCGATTCGGATGTCATCATGGTGTTCGACGAGTGTATTCCCTATCCGGCCGAACGGGCCTATGTCGCTGACTCGACGGCGCGTTCGATGCGCTGGGCCGCCCGTTGCAAGGCGGCTCACCAGCCCGACGGCAGTGCGCTGTTCGGCATCGTGCAGGGTGGCATGCACGCCGATCTGCGCCGCCGCAGTGTCGAGGAGTTGCTGGCGATCGGTTTCGATGGCTATGCCCTGGGCGGTCTGTCGGTGGGTGAGGAAGCAGCGCTGATGTATCAGGTAATGGACTGGACGCTGCCGTTGCTGCCCGACAGTCAGCCGCGCTATGTCATGGGGGTTGGTACACCGGAAAATCTGGTCGAGGGTGTCCGTCGCGGGGTCGATCTGTTTGACTGCGTCATGCCGACGCGTAACGCCCGCAATGGCGTGCTGTTCACCCATTTCGGCCGTCTGAGCATCAAACAGGCTCGCTACCAGGATGATGCCGGTCCCATTGATCCCGCGTGCGACTGCTATGTCTGCCGCCATTACAGCCGCGCCTATCTGCGCCATCTGTATCAGTGCAACGAGATTCTGGCGGCCATGCTCAACACCCATCACAACCTGCACTATTATCTCGGCCTGATGGCGCGCATGCGCCAGGCCCTTGAACAGGGCCGTTTTGCCGCCTTCTGTCAGGATTTCTATCAGCGGCGCAGCTCCGCTGAGACGGACTGCGGGTGA
- the yajC gene encoding preprotein translocase subunit YajC — protein MASTVYAMAGQPGQAGSAQGYEGIIMLVIMFAIFYFLLIRPQQKRAKEHRKLLDSLKAGDQVITAGGIHGRIVTVQEQVVTLEVDKGVKIRLSRASVTGIDPTAAS, from the coding sequence ATGGCTTCAACCGTTTACGCGATGGCAGGTCAGCCCGGCCAGGCCGGTTCGGCTCAGGGCTACGAAGGGATCATCATGCTGGTGATCATGTTCGCCATCTTCTATTTTCTGCTCATCCGGCCGCAGCAGAAGCGGGCCAAGGAGCATCGCAAGCTGCTTGACAGCCTCAAGGCCGGTGATCAGGTCATCACCGCCGGCGGTATTCATGGCCGTATCGTGACGGTGCAGGAGCAGGTGGTAACACTGGAGGTTGACAAGGGTGTCAAGATTCGTCTCAGCCGCGCCTCTGTCACCGGCATCGATCCGACGGCGGCCAGCTAG
- the secD gene encoding protein translocase subunit SecD: protein MSNSIKLRGTLILFCLVLALMSLAPTLMNDKLPAWWRNAFDPIHLGLDLQGGMHLVLGVDVDKAVESRLDSLVDQVDVLLREKDVVFRRLERLPGERLAVTVYDEEGERQVDALMREQFPSLEPLTVASESGYIQKNYRFTASQIDEIKDYAVRQALETLRNRVDQFGVSEPLLQRQSDNRILIQLPGVKDPQRAIDLLGKTARLEFKLVAEGIDVAQAQAGQLPAGNRLLYERRVDPRTGAVTEIPLVVQERAVITGDLLSDAQVRIDTRFNEPYVAIDFNAVGAQRFDQITAANVGKRMAIVLDDTIYSAPTIRERIAGGSAQISGSFTEQEATDLAIVLRAGSLPAPVQILENRTVGPSLGMDSIEQGLRSVLIGGLLVVALMLLYYRASGLVANLALVLNLVFILALLSLLKATLTLPGLAGIVLTVGMAVDANVLVFERIREELRHGKSPRLAIDAGYARAFVTIVDANITTLIAALVLFQFGTGPVKGFAVTLSIGILASMFTAIFVTRFIFDFVLAGRKVKELSI, encoded by the coding sequence ATGTCCAACAGCATCAAACTGCGGGGGACGCTGATCCTGTTCTGCCTGGTGCTGGCGCTGATGTCGCTGGCGCCGACCCTGATGAACGACAAGCTGCCGGCCTGGTGGCGCAACGCTTTTGATCCCATCCATCTCGGTCTTGATCTGCAGGGTGGCATGCATCTGGTTCTGGGGGTTGATGTCGACAAGGCGGTGGAAAGCCGCCTCGACAGCCTGGTTGACCAGGTCGATGTGCTGCTGCGGGAGAAGGACGTGGTGTTCCGGCGGCTGGAGCGCCTGCCGGGCGAGCGACTGGCGGTAACGGTGTACGACGAAGAGGGCGAGCGGCAGGTCGATGCGCTGATGCGCGAGCAGTTTCCTTCCCTTGAACCGCTGACCGTTGCCAGTGAGAGCGGTTACATTCAGAAAAACTATCGCTTTACCGCCAGCCAGATTGACGAGATCAAGGACTATGCCGTGCGTCAGGCGCTGGAAACCCTGCGTAACCGTGTTGACCAGTTCGGTGTCAGCGAACCGCTGCTGCAGCGTCAGTCCGACAACCGTATTCTGATACAGCTGCCGGGGGTCAAGGATCCCCAGCGCGCGATCGACCTGCTGGGCAAGACCGCCCGTCTCGAATTCAAGCTGGTCGCCGAAGGGATCGACGTTGCTCAGGCCCAGGCCGGCCAGCTGCCGGCTGGCAACCGTTTGCTGTATGAGCGGCGGGTCGATCCGCGCACCGGCGCGGTGACCGAGATTCCGCTGGTGGTGCAGGAGCGGGCCGTTATTACCGGCGATCTGCTGTCCGATGCTCAGGTGCGGATCGATACCCGCTTCAACGAGCCCTATGTCGCCATCGATTTCAACGCTGTTGGCGCTCAGCGTTTCGATCAGATCACTGCCGCCAATGTGGGCAAGCGCATGGCCATTGTGCTGGATGACACCATCTATTCAGCGCCGACCATCCGTGAGCGCATTGCTGGCGGCAGCGCCCAGATCAGTGGCTCGTTCACCGAACAGGAAGCCACCGATCTGGCCATCGTGCTGCGTGCCGGTTCGCTGCCGGCGCCCGTGCAGATCCTGGAAAACCGCACCGTCGGACCTTCCCTCGGCATGGATTCCATTGAGCAGGGACTGCGCTCGGTACTGATCGGCGGGCTGCTGGTGGTGGCGCTGATGCTGCTGTACTACCGTGCCAGCGGGCTGGTGGCCAATCTGGCGCTGGTGCTGAATCTGGTGTTCATTCTGGCACTGTTGTCGCTGCTTAAGGCGACTCTGACGCTGCCCGGTTTGGCCGGTATCGTGCTGACCGTCGGCATGGCGGTGGACGCCAACGTGCTGGTGTTCGAGCGCATTCGTGAGGAACTGCGCCATGGCAAGTCGCCACGGCTGGCCATTGATGCCGGTTACGCCCGTGCCTTCGTGACCATTGTCGATGCCAATATCACCACCCTGATTGCCGCGCTGGTGCTGTTCCAGTTTGGTACCGGACCGGTGAAGGGGTTTGCCGTTACCCTCAGTATCGGTATTCTGGCATCGATGTTCACGGCGATCTTTGTGACCCGTTTTATTTTCGATTTCGTCCTTGCCGGCCGCAAGGTCAAAGAACTGAGCATTTAA
- the secF gene encoding protein translocase subunit SecF: MELIKPGINLDFVGKRRLAYIVSALLILIGLMALIGRGGPTYGVDFAGGTLVQLRFNAPTDAAAIKQQLQQPDLLPAATVQRFGEDGNEFLVRAQETSSDLEVLSQRIATALEQHYGAGAVEVRRTEMVGPQVGKELRQKGLMAVLYAMIGILVYITWRFELRFAIGAIVALAHDVLITLGAFALTGREIDLPIIAAFLAIIGYSLNDTIIVYDRIRENTGPQSHEPAVFAGLVNRSINETLSRTLLTSGTTLIVILALFIFGGGVIHNFAFALLVGVVVGTYSSIFVASPVLLTWQKRAAQRV, translated from the coding sequence ATGGAACTGATCAAGCCCGGTATCAATCTTGATTTTGTCGGCAAGCGGCGTCTGGCCTATATTGTTTCCGCGCTGCTGATTCTGATCGGTCTGATGGCGCTGATTGGCCGTGGTGGTCCGACCTATGGAGTCGATTTCGCTGGTGGTACCCTGGTGCAGCTGCGCTTCAACGCACCAACGGACGCGGCTGCCATCAAGCAGCAGTTGCAGCAGCCCGATCTGCTGCCGGCGGCGACGGTGCAGCGGTTTGGCGAGGACGGTAACGAGTTTTTGGTGCGTGCCCAGGAAACCAGCAGTGATCTTGAGGTGTTGTCCCAGCGTATCGCGACGGCGCTGGAGCAGCATTACGGTGCCGGTGCGGTGGAAGTGCGCCGCACCGAGATGGTTGGCCCGCAGGTGGGCAAGGAACTGCGCCAGAAGGGCCTGATGGCGGTACTCTATGCCATGATCGGTATTCTGGTCTATATCACCTGGCGTTTCGAACTGCGCTTTGCCATTGGCGCCATTGTCGCCCTGGCGCATGATGTGCTGATCACCCTTGGCGCCTTTGCCCTGACCGGCCGCGAGATCGACCTGCCGATCATTGCCGCCTTTCTGGCCATTATCGGTTATTCTCTCAATGACACCATCATTGTCTACGACCGTATTCGTGAAAATACCGGACCACAGTCCCACGAACCGGCGGTTTTTGCCGGGCTGGTCAATCGCAGCATTAATGAAACCCTGTCGCGTACCCTGCTGACCTCCGGCACGACCCTGATCGTGATTCTGGCCCTGTTCATCTTTGGTGGCGGAGTGATCCATAACTTTGCTTTTGCCCTGCTGGTGGGGGTGGTGGTTGGTACCTATTCCTCCATTTTTGTGGCCAGCCCGGTGCTGCTGACTTGGCAGAAGCGGGCGGCGCAGAGAGTCTAG
- the recJ gene encoding single-stranded-DNA-specific exonuclease RecJ — MMRPCDAPVWLPRPPLPPLTGPDGATGPLQAQLLALRGVAAAEDARLFLLGRLKDLPDPDLLPDMAVAVARLQQALATGETIAVHGDYDVDGISGTALLCEGLRQLGGRVEYHIPLRLRDGYGLCGEALRQAAARGVRLVVSVDCGTSALAEAQLSAELGMDLIVTDHHQPPEKLPEVLACINPWRTDSAYPFQPLAGVGVAFMLLLALQRQLRLAGQLPQPAPDARLLLDLVALGTIADLVPLTGVNRLLVRVGLELLQQQPRAGLAELLRLAGVDRVSAGVVGFKLAPRLNAAGRLADAAAAVELLLNRQPAEVAPLAQQLDGCNRQRQQIEAETFAQAIARVEAELPASSRSIVLADSRWHAGVIGIVASRLVERYHRPVVLIALANDLAAGEGEGKGSARSIRGFHLYQALQGCHQHLLGYGGHAAAAGLRLQPQRLAAFAEAFEQQACAALQPQDLQPRRLFDLEVQLDELHEDSWRQITALAPFGMGNPEPLFLCRDLRICQLRTLSGGRHARFVLQQGGYSLPAIAFDVAERLTELNRPVDVLCQLQINRWRERETLQLLVRDFRPAGSTLQTGQTPAALDGDFFLDRV, encoded by the coding sequence ATGATGCGGCCCTGTGACGCGCCCGTCTGGTTGCCGCGCCCGCCGCTGCCCCCCCTGACCGGACCGGATGGCGCTACTGGTCCATTACAGGCCCAGCTACTGGCGTTGCGGGGTGTGGCCGCGGCTGAAGATGCCCGCCTGTTTCTGCTGGGTCGGCTCAAGGACCTGCCCGATCCTGACCTGTTGCCGGACATGGCCGTGGCCGTGGCACGGCTGCAGCAGGCGTTGGCGACGGGTGAGACCATCGCTGTTCATGGTGATTACGATGTCGATGGCATCAGCGGCACGGCGTTGCTGTGTGAAGGACTGCGACAACTCGGTGGCCGGGTGGAATACCACATCCCCTTGCGTCTGCGCGATGGCTATGGTCTGTGCGGCGAGGCTCTGCGGCAGGCGGCGGCCCGGGGCGTACGGCTGGTGGTTTCGGTTGATTGCGGCACCAGCGCCCTGGCCGAGGCGCAGCTCAGTGCTGAATTGGGGATGGATCTGATCGTGACGGATCATCACCAGCCGCCGGAGAAGTTGCCCGAGGTGCTGGCCTGCATCAATCCCTGGCGCACCGACAGCGCCTATCCGTTCCAGCCGCTGGCAGGTGTCGGTGTTGCCTTTATGTTGCTGTTGGCACTGCAACGGCAACTGCGCCTTGCCGGGCAGCTGCCCCAACCGGCGCCCGATGCACGGCTGTTGCTTGACCTGGTGGCCCTGGGCACCATTGCCGATCTGGTGCCGTTGACCGGCGTTAATCGCCTGCTGGTGCGGGTCGGACTGGAGCTGCTGCAACAGCAGCCGCGCGCAGGATTGGCCGAGCTGTTGCGTCTGGCTGGGGTTGACCGGGTCAGCGCCGGCGTTGTCGGTTTCAAACTGGCACCGCGGCTCAACGCCGCCGGCCGGCTGGCCGATGCCGCAGCGGCGGTGGAACTGCTGTTGAATCGTCAGCCTGCTGAGGTCGCCCCCCTGGCCCAACAGCTTGATGGCTGCAATCGTCAGCGCCAGCAGATCGAGGCGGAAACCTTCGCCCAGGCTATCGCCCGGGTCGAGGCCGAATTGCCGGCCTCAAGCCGCAGCATTGTGCTGGCCGATAGCCGCTGGCATGCTGGCGTTATCGGTATCGTGGCCAGCCGGCTGGTGGAACGCTATCACCGGCCGGTGGTGCTGATTGCGCTGGCGAACGACTTGGCAGCGGGCGAGGGGGAGGGCAAGGGCTCGGCTCGTTCGATTCGCGGCTTTCATCTCTATCAGGCCCTGCAGGGTTGTCATCAGCATCTGCTGGGTTATGGTGGTCATGCTGCGGCTGCCGGTCTGCGCCTGCAGCCGCAGCGGCTGGCCGCTTTTGCCGAGGCGTTCGAACAGCAGGCGTGCGCTGCCCTGCAGCCGCAGGATCTGCAGCCGCGGCGGCTGTTCGATCTGGAGGTGCAGCTCGACGAACTGCACGAAGACAGCTGGCGCCAGATCACGGCGCTGGCACCCTTTGGCATGGGCAATCCTGAACCGCTGTTTCTCTGCCGTGATCTGCGGATCTGCCAGCTGCGTACGCTGAGCGGCGGTCGCCATGCCCGTTTTGTGCTGCAGCAAGGTGGCTACAGCCTGCCGGCCATTGCCTTTGATGTCGCCGAGCGCCTGACGGAACTCAATCGTCCTGTTGATGTTCTTTGCCAGTTGCAGATCAACCGCTGGCGCGAGCGCGAAACCCTGCAGCTGCTGGTCCGCGACTTCCGGCCGGCTGGCAGTACGCTGCAGACCGGGCAAACACCGGCCGCCCTGGACGGGGATTTTTTCCTTGATCGGGTTTGA
- a CDS encoding acetate/propionate family kinase yields MCLLTLSCREHSLEYSLFATPELTALAWGTVEGIGTGLPVRLQYDYGSPVACGATPQLDSLVEALAYVLQRLYSASEGGPLVPGRDIRAVGHRVVHGGERFRQSVAIDGLVLAEIARLERLAPKYNRPNRAGIEAALQLLPAACHVAIFDTAFHQTLPPYAYHYPLPHDWYRKHGVRRYGFHGPSHLYLSRRAALRLGRDVADCRLITVHMELGISLCAIAGGCSVDTSMGFTPVEGTMQERRSGTIDPGIPGFMMDWQELSAQQVEEVLNEKSGLLGVVGQGRGRRDVIERANAGEARAALAMRMECYGLRKYLGAYLAALGGCDAIVFSCGQGALEAPLRQQLLQGLEAFGVHLDGGRNACSEHLQEERCISPSQAAVQLWIIPTREEQVYAEDTLAVCAGSCREPWLQSYRFAREL; encoded by the coding sequence ATGTGTCTGTTGACCCTGAGCTGCCGGGAACATTCCCTCGAATACTCCCTATTTGCCACCCCTGAACTCACTGCCTTGGCCTGGGGTACCGTCGAAGGTATCGGTACCGGCTTGCCGGTGCGGCTGCAGTATGACTATGGCTCGCCGGTCGCGTGCGGCGCGACACCTCAGCTCGACAGCCTTGTCGAGGCTTTAGCCTATGTGTTGCAGCGACTTTATTCGGCCAGCGAGGGTGGCCCGCTGGTGCCGGGACGCGATATCCGGGCGGTGGGACATCGGGTGGTGCACGGCGGCGAACGCTTTCGTCAGTCGGTTGCCATTGATGGCCTGGTGCTGGCTGAAATTGCCCGTCTGGAACGGTTGGCGCCCAAATACAACCGCCCCAACCGGGCCGGGATCGAAGCCGCCTTGCAGCTGCTGCCGGCGGCCTGTCACGTGGCCATCTTTGACACGGCTTTCCACCAGACCCTGCCGCCTTACGCCTATCACTATCCGTTACCGCACGACTGGTATCGTAAACACGGGGTGCGGCGTTATGGCTTTCACGGGCCGTCGCATCTGTACCTGTCGCGCCGGGCGGCCCTGCGGCTGGGGCGGGATGTGGCCGACTGCCGTCTGATCACGGTGCACATGGAACTGGGTATCTCCCTTTGTGCCATTGCCGGGGGTTGCTCGGTGGATACCAGCATGGGGTTCACCCCGGTGGAAGGCACCATGCAGGAGCGGCGCAGTGGCACCATTGATCCCGGCATCCCCGGTTTTATGATGGACTGGCAGGAACTCAGCGCCCAGCAGGTCGAGGAGGTCCTTAACGAAAAAAGTGGTCTGCTGGGGGTGGTTGGGCAGGGGCGTGGTCGACGTGATGTGATCGAGCGGGCCAATGCCGGCGAAGCTCGGGCTGCTTTGGCCATGCGCATGGAGTGCTATGGTCTGCGCAAGTATCTCGGAGCCTATCTGGCGGCGCTGGGTGGCTGTGATGCCATTGTGTTCAGCTGTGGCCAGGGTGCCCTGGAGGCGCCCCTGCGCCAGCAATTGTTGCAGGGGCTCGAAGCCTTCGGGGTGCACCTCGACGGCGGTCGCAATGCCTGCAGCGAGCATCTGCAGGAGGAGCGCTGCATCAGTCCGTCACAGGCGGCCGTACAGCTGTGGATCATTCCCACCCGGGAAGAACAGGTTTACGCCGAGGACACCCTGGCGGTCTGCGCCGGCAGCTGTCGGGAACCCTGGCTGCAATCCTACCGGTTTGCACGGGAGCTCTGA